One segment of Geomonas ferrireducens DNA contains the following:
- a CDS encoding TetR/AcrR family transcriptional regulator, whose amino-acid sequence MTHNVEQVTPSNPAQPGRRAKRSEQTREKIFRAALKLFAERGFNATTIEAITAAADVGKGTFFNYFENKESVLLNYRELQMERVAAFVAANRKSDRPLAPLLLELALTLTIEQGQSPGLIQSLLTAVFASDTVQKRMAEAIEGNVRQLALLVGHRQERGELRSDLSAFDIAQGFQRMIFGTMITWSLAPVDPLEESMKRSIELFVNGVLPK is encoded by the coding sequence ATGACTCACAATGTGGAACAGGTGACTCCTTCCAACCCGGCCCAGCCCGGGCGCAGGGCCAAGAGGAGCGAGCAGACCAGGGAGAAGATCTTTCGGGCCGCGCTCAAACTCTTCGCAGAGCGCGGCTTCAACGCCACCACCATCGAGGCGATCACCGCCGCCGCCGACGTCGGCAAGGGTACTTTCTTCAACTATTTCGAAAACAAAGAAAGCGTGCTCCTCAACTACCGCGAGCTGCAGATGGAGAGGGTGGCCGCTTTCGTGGCAGCGAACCGCAAGTCGGACCGCCCGCTTGCCCCACTTCTGCTGGAGCTCGCCCTCACGCTGACCATCGAACAGGGGCAGAGTCCGGGCCTGATCCAAAGCCTGCTGACCGCGGTGTTTGCGAGCGACACGGTACAAAAACGGATGGCGGAGGCGATCGAAGGCAACGTTCGACAGCTCGCGCTGCTGGTCGGGCACCGTCAGGAGCGTGGAGAGTTGCGCAGCGACCTCTCCGCTTTCGACATCGCCCAAGGGTTCCAGCGCATGATCTTCGGCACCATGATCACCTGGTCTCTCGCTCCGGTCGACCCGCTGGAAGAGAGCATGAAAAGAAGCATCGAACTGTTCGTGAACGGAGTCCTGCCCAAGTAG
- a CDS encoding TolC family protein, whose amino-acid sequence MTAKIMKVLAVSLALWSAAKAAHAESPPPLPLSLDQAITRGLDSNLNALLAKTRADEAEGTRERRLANYLPHLRLETPFAWQTRNLSAQGITLPNARAVVGPFTSYDFRIYADQNILDLQSYHAIKAAEQEQKARQLDYRDVRGQVIRQVAVQYINAAYAEARVVTAKSRVETSEVLEKLASDQRAAGIADGLDVLRAQVQLANDRQYLLVTRNNAELARLSLARGIGLDLGTPIALTDTLAFKKLEGPQLEQAVQAALESRPDYRALFAQRASLDEQMKASRSRYLPRIVLSGNYGTSGQEMSKLDPSGMIQVNMVMNLFDHDRKGERMELDSRLKRNEEQIADLKLGVEQDIREALLNLNSADDQVLTARQGLALAEKELQYASDRFKNGVANNIEVVTAQDALARARDNELNALAQHVEAKIALARALGDTEKAYRLFLGIEP is encoded by the coding sequence ATGACTGCAAAGATCATGAAAGTGTTGGCCGTCTCCCTGGCGCTCTGGTCGGCTGCCAAGGCCGCGCACGCCGAGAGCCCCCCTCCCCTCCCCCTGTCGCTGGACCAGGCGATCACCCGGGGACTCGATAGTAACCTCAATGCGCTCCTCGCGAAGACACGGGCGGACGAAGCCGAGGGGACGCGCGAACGCAGGCTCGCCAACTATCTGCCGCACCTGCGCCTGGAGACCCCGTTCGCCTGGCAGACCAGGAACCTCAGCGCGCAGGGGATCACCCTCCCCAACGCCCGCGCCGTGGTCGGCCCCTTCACGAGCTACGACTTCCGCATCTACGCGGACCAGAACATCCTCGACCTGCAGAGCTACCACGCCATCAAGGCGGCCGAGCAGGAGCAAAAGGCGAGGCAGCTTGATTACCGGGACGTGCGCGGCCAGGTGATCCGCCAGGTCGCCGTGCAGTACATCAACGCGGCGTACGCCGAGGCGCGGGTCGTGACCGCCAAGAGCCGGGTGGAGACCTCGGAGGTGCTGGAAAAGCTTGCCTCCGACCAGCGAGCCGCGGGAATCGCCGACGGGCTCGACGTGCTGCGCGCCCAGGTGCAGCTAGCCAACGACCGCCAGTACCTCCTCGTCACCCGCAATAACGCGGAACTCGCCCGCCTCTCCCTTGCCCGCGGCATCGGCCTCGATCTCGGCACCCCCATCGCCCTCACCGACACGCTCGCCTTCAAGAAACTGGAGGGGCCGCAGCTCGAGCAGGCGGTGCAGGCGGCACTCGAGAGCCGCCCCGATTACCGCGCCCTTTTCGCCCAACGCGCCTCCCTGGATGAGCAGATGAAGGCGTCGCGCTCCCGCTACCTCCCGAGGATCGTCCTGAGCGGCAACTACGGCACGAGCGGCCAGGAGATGAGCAAGCTCGACCCCTCCGGCATGATCCAGGTGAACATGGTGATGAACCTTTTCGACCACGACCGCAAGGGTGAGCGGATGGAGCTCGACAGCCGGCTCAAACGGAACGAGGAGCAGATCGCCGACCTGAAGCTCGGGGTGGAGCAGGATATCCGCGAGGCGCTTTTAAACCTGAACTCCGCCGACGACCAGGTGCTCACTGCACGGCAGGGGCTCGCGCTCGCCGAGAAGGAACTGCAGTACGCGAGCGACCGTTTCAAAAACGGCGTGGCCAACAACATCGAGGTGGTGACGGCGCAGGACGCGCTGGCGCGGGCACGGGACAACGAGCTGAACGCCCTCGCGCAGCACGTCGAGGCGAAGATCGCGCTCGCCCGTGCCCTGGGCGACACCGAAAAGGCGTACCGGCTCTTCCTGGGCATCGAACCATAA